In one window of Corynebacterium mycetoides DNA:
- the proC gene encoding pyrroline-5-carboxylate reductase: protein MESGKIAVIGAGNIGEALIAGLVKAGVEPTSIFATNRNPERSAELAQRYGILTGSDNVEAVTDASVCFLCVKPAQILDVIEEISDTVARHDESTAIVSMAAGITLTAMEGAVSAAGTPLVRVMPNTPMLVGKAVHVVASSRYVDDEKRAEVFGILGATGRVVEVPEKLIGAATAVSGSGPAYFFLLTEALVDAGVSLGLPRDVAEELARATAGGAGDMLAGETPAAQLRHAVTSPAGTTAAAIRELEESGWRGAIYRATGAAARRSAELGREAQ, encoded by the coding sequence GTGGAGTCGGGAAAGATCGCCGTCATCGGCGCAGGAAATATTGGTGAGGCGCTCATCGCGGGCTTGGTCAAAGCGGGGGTGGAGCCGACGTCCATCTTTGCCACGAACCGCAACCCGGAGCGCTCGGCCGAGCTGGCGCAGCGCTACGGCATTCTCACGGGCAGCGACAACGTCGAGGCGGTCACGGACGCCAGCGTGTGCTTCCTGTGCGTCAAGCCCGCGCAGATCCTGGACGTCATCGAGGAGATCAGCGACACGGTCGCGCGTCACGACGAATCCACGGCGATAGTCTCCATGGCCGCGGGCATTACTCTCACGGCGATGGAGGGCGCCGTCTCGGCGGCGGGCACCCCCTTGGTGCGGGTCATGCCGAACACCCCAATGCTGGTGGGCAAGGCGGTGCACGTCGTGGCCAGCAGCCGGTACGTCGACGACGAGAAGCGGGCGGAGGTCTTCGGCATCCTGGGGGCAACGGGCCGCGTGGTCGAGGTGCCCGAGAAGCTTATCGGCGCCGCCACTGCCGTCTCCGGGTCCGGCCCCGCCTACTTTTTCCTGCTTACCGAGGCGCTGGTGGACGCCGGGGTCTCGCTCGGGCTTCCGCGCGACGTGGCCGAGGAGCTGGCGCGCGCGACTGCGGGAGGGGCCGGAGACATGCTGGCGGGCGAGACTCCGGCGGCGCAGCTGCGCCACGCGGTGACGTCCCCGGCGGGCACGACGGCCGCGGCCATCCGCGAACTGGAGGAGTCGGGGTGGCGCGGGGCAATCTACCGCGCCACCGGTGCCGCAGCGCGCCGCTCCGCCGAGCTGGGCCGAGAAGCACAATAG
- a CDS encoding response regulator transcription factor yields MTTILIVEDEESLADPLAYLLRKEGFDAIVAPDGQSALEEFDNNAVDLVLLDLMLPGMSGTDVCKKLRTTSAVPIIMVTARDSEIDKVVGLELGADDYVTKPYSSRELIARIRAVLRRGPEVAEEEAVADDRVLEGGRVKLDVSRHTVYVDGQPVAMPLKEFDLLEYLMRNAGRVLTRGQLIERIWGADYVGDTKTLDVHVKRLRTKIEVAPSRPTQLVTVRGLGYKFEA; encoded by the coding sequence ATGACGACGATCCTGATTGTCGAAGACGAAGAATCCTTGGCCGATCCCCTGGCCTACCTTCTGCGCAAGGAAGGCTTCGATGCCATCGTGGCGCCGGACGGGCAGAGCGCGCTGGAGGAGTTCGACAACAACGCGGTCGACCTCGTTCTGCTGGATCTCATGCTTCCCGGTATGAGCGGCACCGACGTGTGCAAGAAACTGCGCACGACCTCAGCCGTGCCGATCATCATGGTCACCGCGCGCGACTCGGAGATTGACAAGGTGGTCGGGCTGGAGCTGGGGGCTGACGACTACGTGACCAAGCCTTATTCCTCGCGCGAGTTGATCGCCCGCATCCGCGCCGTGCTGCGCCGCGGCCCCGAGGTCGCGGAGGAGGAGGCCGTCGCCGACGACCGCGTGCTCGAGGGCGGCCGCGTCAAGCTGGATGTCTCCCGCCACACCGTCTACGTCGACGGGCAGCCGGTGGCCATGCCGCTCAAAGAGTTCGACCTGCTGGAGTACCTCATGCGCAACGCCGGACGCGTGCTCACCCGCGGCCAGCTCATCGAACGAATTTGGGGCGCCGACTACGTGGGCGACACGAAAACCTTGGACGTGCACGTCAAGCGCCTGCGCACCAAGATCGAGGTCGCCCCGTCGCGCCCCACCCAGCTGGTCACGGTCCGCGGCCTGGGCTACAAGTTCGAGGCCTGA
- a CDS encoding sensor histidine kinase: MSPTLAFVLGALCVAAVVFVASAVRNFPRWGAGSDVTQRAQAEESHVSTMSQVLHLAIQGSTTGFLVVNRAGRVIMSNPRAHEMSIVHGRTVNPTVMETAAEVFEDLETRTIDLELPKRATGSLVRGVRAVVKPLTLTDTSFVIVYGTDESENVRMESARRDFVANVSHELKTPVGGVSLLAQALLQDPGDPEMVTYFGEKLLKESHRMGDMITDLISLSKLQGAEALPDMAPVRVDDVIDDAIQRNQVTADNREIELTRSPRTGIKVMGDRALLTAAVSNLVSNAINYSPNNQPVTITQKVVRGSVILIRVTDRGIGIAPEDQKRVFERFYRVDKARSRSTGGTGLGLAIVKHVVANHGGNIKLWSRPETGSTFTIELPIYTPEAQVGQTAQAAEAERDAEKLAVPRLAARRKER, from the coding sequence TTGTCCCCCACTCTCGCATTTGTCCTCGGGGCACTCTGCGTCGCCGCCGTCGTGTTCGTGGCCTCCGCCGTGCGGAACTTCCCCCGGTGGGGGGCCGGCAGCGACGTCACGCAGCGCGCGCAGGCGGAGGAAAGCCACGTCTCCACGATGAGCCAGGTGCTGCACCTGGCTATCCAGGGGTCGACGACGGGCTTTCTCGTGGTCAACAGGGCCGGTCGCGTCATCATGTCCAACCCTCGGGCGCACGAGATGTCCATCGTCCACGGCCGGACGGTCAACCCGACGGTGATGGAGACGGCGGCCGAGGTGTTCGAGGACCTGGAAACGCGGACCATCGACCTGGAACTGCCCAAACGCGCCACGGGGAGCCTGGTGCGCGGCGTTCGGGCCGTCGTCAAGCCGCTGACACTCACAGACACGTCCTTCGTCATCGTCTACGGCACCGACGAGTCCGAGAACGTGCGCATGGAGTCCGCGCGGCGCGACTTCGTGGCCAACGTCTCCCACGAGCTCAAGACGCCGGTGGGCGGGGTGTCTCTGCTGGCCCAGGCGTTGCTGCAGGACCCAGGCGACCCCGAGATGGTGACCTACTTCGGCGAGAAGCTGCTCAAAGAGTCCCACCGCATGGGGGACATGATCACCGACCTGATCAGCCTGTCCAAGCTGCAGGGAGCCGAGGCGCTGCCCGACATGGCGCCCGTGCGTGTCGACGATGTCATTGACGACGCCATCCAGCGCAATCAAGTCACCGCCGACAACCGCGAAATCGAGCTGACGCGCTCTCCCCGCACGGGCATCAAGGTGATGGGGGACCGGGCGCTGCTGACGGCGGCGGTGTCGAACCTGGTGTCCAACGCGATCAACTATTCGCCGAACAACCAGCCGGTGACCATCACGCAGAAGGTCGTGCGCGGTTCGGTGATTCTCATCCGCGTCACCGACCGGGGCATCGGCATCGCCCCGGAGGACCAGAAGCGCGTGTTCGAGCGTTTCTACCGGGTGGACAAGGCGCGCTCGCGCTCCACGGGGGGAACGGGGCTCGGTTTGGCCATCGTCAAGCACGTCGTGGCCAACCATGGCGGTAACATCAAACTGTGGTCGCGGCCCGAAACCGGCTCCACGTTCACCATCGAGCTGCCGATATACACCCCGGAGGCCCAGGTCGGCCAGACGGCGCAGGCAGCCGAGGCAGAGCGAGACGCGGAGAAGCTGGCGGTGCCCCGGTTGGCCGCGCGTCGAAAGGAAAGGTAG
- a CDS encoding long-chain-fatty-acid--CoA ligase — MGAFEEKAWLEHYAPWTPHEVDLGSDTLIDIYERNLAKHSNRTATWFFGKTMTFAELNEQVLKAAAGLQELGVKKGDRVALVMPNCPQHIIAFSAVMRLGATVVEHNPLYTAAELLPQFQDHGAKVAIVWDKATPTISKLRKDSPLSTIVSVNMIEAMPLRFRAALKLPLPRLKAMRDKLTGEAPATMPWSSLLLDKQFEAPEGITQDDTVLILYTSGTTGPPKGAQLTHGNLNSMLKTGQAWVKDLGKGPEKIMTVLPLFHVYGFALTTGLGIGIGAELILVPSPDPALIAMAMKKNPPTFFPGVPTLYEKIAESAIANDKKYPTIRNSFSGASTLPESTIKKWEDITGGRLVEGYGLTETSPILTGNPMDGNHRPGYIGLPFPNTEIRIANPDNLDETMPDGEPGELLARGPQVFKGYLNKPEATADAFHNGFFRTGDMGVMETDGFIRLVSRIKEMIITGGFNVYPDEVEKVMKQHPDVDDIAVVGRPRNDGSEDVVACVTLREGAIIDSDTLREYARERLTPYKVPRTFYHFEDLNRDQTGKIRRREVQATLIEMLEQGDDTKVGEAVS; from the coding sequence ATGGGCGCATTCGAAGAAAAAGCCTGGCTGGAGCATTACGCACCGTGGACGCCGCACGAGGTCGACCTGGGCAGCGACACCCTGATCGACATTTACGAGCGCAACCTGGCCAAGCACTCCAACCGCACCGCCACCTGGTTCTTCGGCAAGACCATGACGTTCGCGGAGCTCAACGAGCAGGTGCTCAAAGCCGCCGCCGGCCTGCAGGAACTCGGCGTGAAAAAGGGCGACCGCGTCGCGCTTGTCATGCCCAACTGCCCGCAGCACATCATCGCCTTCTCCGCGGTGATGCGCCTCGGCGCGACGGTGGTCGAGCACAACCCCCTCTACACCGCCGCAGAGCTCCTCCCCCAGTTCCAGGACCACGGGGCCAAGGTCGCGATCGTGTGGGACAAGGCGACGCCGACGATCTCCAAGCTGCGCAAGGACTCCCCCCTGTCCACCATCGTCTCCGTCAACATGATCGAAGCGATGCCCCTGCGTTTTCGTGCGGCGCTGAAGCTTCCCCTGCCGAGGCTCAAGGCGATGCGCGACAAGCTCACCGGCGAGGCCCCGGCTACCATGCCCTGGTCGTCGCTGCTTCTTGACAAGCAGTTCGAGGCCCCCGAGGGCATCACCCAGGATGACACCGTGCTGATCCTTTACACCTCCGGCACCACCGGCCCCCCGAAGGGCGCCCAGCTCACCCACGGCAACCTGAACTCCATGCTCAAGACGGGCCAGGCGTGGGTGAAGGATCTGGGCAAGGGGCCGGAGAAGATCATGACGGTCCTCCCGCTGTTCCACGTCTACGGCTTCGCGCTGACAACCGGGCTGGGCATCGGAATCGGAGCGGAACTCATCCTCGTGCCGTCCCCCGATCCGGCGCTCATCGCGATGGCGATGAAGAAGAACCCGCCGACCTTCTTCCCCGGCGTGCCCACGCTCTACGAGAAGATCGCCGAGTCCGCCATCGCCAACGACAAGAAGTACCCGACGATCCGCAACTCGTTCTCCGGTGCGTCCACCCTGCCGGAGTCGACCATCAAGAAGTGGGAGGACATCACCGGCGGGCGACTCGTGGAGGGCTACGGCCTGACGGAGACCTCCCCGATCCTCACCGGCAACCCAATGGACGGAAACCACCGGCCGGGATACATTGGCCTTCCGTTCCCGAACACCGAGATCCGGATCGCGAACCCGGACAACCTGGATGAGACCATGCCGGACGGCGAGCCCGGCGAGCTTCTCGCCCGCGGCCCGCAGGTGTTCAAGGGCTACCTGAACAAGCCGGAGGCCACCGCCGACGCCTTCCACAACGGGTTCTTCCGCACCGGCGACATGGGTGTGATGGAAACCGACGGGTTCATCCGCCTGGTCTCGCGCATCAAGGAGATGATCATCACCGGCGGCTTCAATGTCTACCCCGACGAGGTGGAGAAGGTGATGAAGCAGCACCCGGACGTCGACGACATCGCCGTCGTCGGTCGCCCGCGTAACGACGGCTCCGAGGACGTCGTCGCCTGCGTCACACTGCGCGAGGGTGCCATCATCGATTCCGACACGTTGCGCGAATACGCCCGCGAGCGCCTCACCCCATATAAGGTGCCGCGCACGTTCTACCACTTCGAGGATCTCAACCGTGACCAGACCGGCAAGATCCGCCGCCGCGAGGTACAGGCCACGCTGATCGAAATGCTCGAGCAGGGCGACGACACCAAGGTAGGCGAAGCCGTGAGCTAA
- a CDS encoding phosphoglyceromutase → MSNGKLILVRHGQSTWNESNQFTGWVDVDLTDKGEQEAVNAGRLLAEKGLLPDIVFTSLLRRAIRTANIALDTADRHWIPVVRNWRLNERHYGKLQGLNKAEIREEFGEEQFMTWRRSYDTPPPELADDNEYSQANDPRYANLPQVPRTECLKDVVARFLPFYADVILPEVLQGKNVMVAAHGNSLRALVKHLDNISDEDIAGLNIPTGMPLVYELGERGAVLNPGGTYLDPEAAAAGAAAVANQGNQK, encoded by the coding sequence ATGAGCAACGGAAAGCTGATTCTTGTCCGTCACGGGCAGAGCACGTGGAACGAGTCCAACCAGTTCACCGGCTGGGTCGACGTCGACCTGACCGACAAGGGCGAGCAGGAGGCCGTCAACGCCGGAAGGCTCCTCGCGGAGAAGGGCCTTCTGCCCGACATTGTGTTCACGTCGCTGCTGCGCCGCGCCATCCGCACCGCCAACATCGCGCTCGATACCGCGGACCGTCACTGGATCCCCGTCGTGCGCAACTGGCGCCTCAACGAGCGCCACTACGGCAAGCTGCAGGGGCTGAACAAGGCCGAGATCCGCGAGGAGTTCGGCGAGGAGCAGTTCATGACGTGGCGCCGCTCCTACGACACCCCGCCGCCGGAGCTCGCCGACGACAACGAGTACTCGCAGGCCAACGACCCGCGCTACGCCAACCTGCCGCAGGTGCCCCGCACGGAGTGCCTCAAGGATGTCGTCGCGCGCTTCCTGCCTTTCTACGCTGACGTCATTCTCCCGGAGGTGCTGCAGGGCAAGAACGTGATGGTCGCAGCGCACGGCAACTCCCTGCGTGCGCTGGTCAAGCACTTGGACAACATCTCGGACGAGGACATCGCCGGCCTGAACATCCCGACGGGCATGCCCCTGGTGTACGAGCTCGGTGAGCGCGGCGCCGTGCTCAACCCCGGCGGCACCTACCTCGACCCGGAGGCGGCCGCGGCGGGTGCGGCCGCGGTGGCCAACCAGGGCAACCAGAAGTAA
- a CDS encoding 30S ribosomal protein bS22 produces the protein MGSVIKKRRKRMSKKKHRKMLRRTRVQRRKLGK, from the coding sequence ATGGGTTCAGTCATCAAGAAGCGTCGCAAGCGCATGTCCAAGAAGAAGCACCGCAAGATGCTTCGCCGCACCCGCGTCCAGCGCCGCAAGCTGGGTAAGTAG
- a CDS encoding MinD/ParA family ATP-binding protein: protein MHGSGTAWGQWEPQESLGEALSPPTHDLLPPPGLDQSTLVNPVAAPPARGWRRLVHDATGGRINPGNSKRELKEQQLIDAVRAPLRGDYRIAVMSLKGGVGKTTTTVALGGVFAQTRGDRVIAIDANPDLGTLAQRAAVPTPATIRDLLAAPDTSRYPQVRAFTNQAASRLEVIGSERDPAVSEAFSEADYRRAVDILQHHYNVILTDCGTGLMHSAMAGVLDLANALILVTSPALDGAQSAAATLDWLSLHGHDRLATNAVVVVSANAPGAPTTDLRKIGEYFSARTRAVHVIPYDRHLAEGAVVELDRLHPKTLRAYRLLAAEVAADFGSWHRHAAG, encoded by the coding sequence ATGCACGGATCTGGCACAGCGTGGGGGCAGTGGGAGCCGCAGGAGAGTCTCGGTGAGGCACTGTCGCCACCCACGCACGACTTGCTCCCGCCGCCGGGCCTTGACCAGTCGACACTGGTCAACCCGGTTGCGGCCCCTCCCGCGCGCGGGTGGCGCCGGCTCGTGCACGACGCCACCGGCGGCCGCATCAACCCGGGAAACTCCAAGCGTGAGCTCAAGGAGCAGCAGCTTATCGACGCCGTGCGTGCACCGCTTCGGGGTGACTACCGCATCGCCGTGATGTCGCTCAAGGGCGGGGTGGGAAAAACGACCACGACGGTCGCCCTCGGCGGGGTGTTCGCTCAAACCAGGGGCGACCGCGTCATCGCGATCGACGCCAACCCCGACTTGGGCACGCTCGCCCAGCGCGCCGCGGTGCCCACGCCTGCGACGATCAGGGATCTGTTGGCTGCGCCCGACACGTCGCGCTACCCGCAGGTCAGGGCGTTTACCAACCAGGCCGCCTCCCGCCTGGAGGTCATCGGCTCCGAGCGTGACCCGGCGGTGAGCGAGGCGTTCAGCGAGGCGGACTACCGCCGCGCGGTGGACATCCTGCAGCACCACTACAACGTCATCCTCACGGATTGCGGCACCGGGCTGATGCACTCGGCGATGGCGGGGGTGCTCGACCTGGCCAACGCACTGATCTTGGTCACCTCCCCGGCTCTCGACGGCGCCCAGTCCGCCGCCGCGACGCTTGATTGGCTGAGCCTGCACGGCCACGACCGGCTGGCGACGAACGCCGTGGTCGTGGTCTCCGCCAACGCGCCGGGCGCGCCGACGACTGACCTGCGCAAGATTGGCGAGTATTTCTCGGCGCGGACCCGCGCCGTCCACGTCATCCCCTACGACCGCCACCTGGCGGAGGGCGCGGTGGTCGAGCTCGACCGGCTGCATCCGAAAACGCTGCGTGCCTACCGCCTGCTCGCCGCCGAGGTGGCGGCGGACTTCGGCTCCTGGCACCGCCACGCCGCGGGGTAG
- the mshA gene encoding D-inositol-3-phosphate glycosyltransferase, protein MRVAMISMHTSPLEQPGTGDAGGMNVYILSIARELARRGIAVDIFTRATRPSQGEIVTVCDGLRVINIVAGPYEGLAKEDLPTQLAAFAGGIVQFVRDAGGSYDLIHSHYWLSGQVGWLLADLGRVPLIHTGHTWAAVKNAHRSDGDEPEGEARRICEQQLVDNANALVVNTDDESFELSRHYDVDPDRIAVVTPGADTELFTPGTNRNTELARRQLGIPLHAKVVAFVGRLQEFKGPQVLLRAVGELVRRDPGRNLRVIVCGGASGSGASVGHYRELTRQEGIERRVRFLGPRPPEELVAVYQAADVVAVPSYNESFGLVAVEAQATGTPVVAARVGGLPLAVADGETGLLVRGHGAGDWADALAELLDDDPRRISMGIAAAAHARNFSWAASAAALARVYGDTLAEFVPGGSEREPFGG, encoded by the coding sequence ATGCGCGTCGCGATGATTTCCATGCACACGTCCCCGCTGGAGCAGCCGGGCACCGGCGACGCCGGGGGGATGAACGTCTACATCCTCAGCATCGCCCGCGAGCTGGCGCGGCGGGGCATCGCCGTGGACATCTTCACGCGCGCGACGCGCCCGAGCCAGGGCGAAATCGTGACCGTGTGCGACGGCCTGCGCGTGATCAACATCGTCGCGGGCCCCTACGAGGGTCTTGCGAAGGAGGACCTGCCCACCCAGCTCGCGGCCTTCGCCGGGGGAATTGTGCAGTTCGTGCGGGATGCCGGGGGATCCTACGACCTCATACACTCCCACTACTGGCTCTCCGGCCAGGTCGGATGGCTGCTGGCGGACCTGGGGCGGGTGCCGCTCATCCACACCGGGCACACGTGGGCGGCGGTGAAAAACGCCCACCGCTCCGACGGCGACGAGCCGGAGGGCGAGGCGCGGCGGATCTGCGAGCAGCAGCTGGTGGACAACGCCAACGCCCTAGTTGTCAACACGGACGACGAGTCCTTCGAGCTCTCACGGCACTACGACGTCGACCCGGACAGGATTGCCGTGGTCACCCCGGGGGCGGACACGGAGCTGTTCACCCCGGGCACGAACCGCAACACCGAGCTGGCCCGCCGCCAGCTGGGCATCCCGCTGCACGCGAAGGTCGTGGCGTTTGTGGGCCGGCTGCAGGAATTCAAGGGGCCGCAGGTCTTGCTGCGCGCGGTCGGCGAGCTCGTGCGCCGCGACCCGGGCCGCAACCTGCGGGTGATCGTGTGCGGAGGGGCGTCGGGAAGCGGGGCGAGCGTGGGGCACTACCGGGAGCTCACGCGGCAGGAGGGGATCGAGCGCCGCGTACGGTTCCTCGGGCCGCGCCCCCCGGAGGAGCTGGTGGCCGTCTACCAGGCCGCCGACGTGGTGGCGGTGCCCAGCTACAACGAGTCGTTCGGGCTCGTCGCCGTGGAGGCGCAGGCCACCGGCACCCCGGTTGTGGCCGCGCGCGTCGGCGGCCTGCCGCTCGCGGTCGCGGACGGAGAGACGGGCCTGCTCGTGCGGGGCCACGGCGCGGGCGACTGGGCGGATGCGCTGGCCGAGTTGCTTGACGACGACCCCCGGCGCATCAGCATGGGTATCGCCGCGGCGGCCCACGCCCGCAACTTCAGCTGGGCGGCGTCTGCGGCGGCGCTCGCCCGGGTCTACGGGGACACCCTCGCCGAGTTCGTCCCCGGCGGCTCGGAACGGGAGCCTTTCGGCGGCTGA
- a CDS encoding long-chain-fatty-acid--CoA ligase: MGAYENKAWLQHYPEWVSKQLTYGEDTIVSRYNNGVKSHPGKKLTWFMGKELTYGEADDQVRRVASGLTSLGVKQGDRVAIALPNCPQHIISILAVQSLGATVVQHNPLYTAAELRPQFEDHGAKVAIVWDKVSHVYTELAQSTPLAKVVSVNMIDAMPWHLRTALRLPLGPLKKKRAELTGPAQGTIPWSQLLASEPSRALVQPSPDDVAFILYTSGTTGSPKGAPLTHRNVNANMVAGLEWFGRFGEQDERILAVLPLFHVYGLLLNFAVAFPVGAQIILVPAPQPELMFPAIEKTKPTMLPGVPTLYERISDWALENDKDITSIRYAFSGASTLPTATLDRWEKATRGRLVEGYGLTETSPILTSNPMDGNHRPGYIGVPFPDTDIRIANPDNLDETMPDGEPGELLARGPQVFGGYLNKPEANEKAFHNGFFRTGDMGIMEPDGFIRLVARIKEMIITGGFNVYPDEVEQVMKQHPDVDDIAVVGRPRHDGSEDVVACVTLHEGAPLDPESLKDFARERLTPYKVPRTFYHFEDLHRDQTGKIRRREVQKTLLEMLEDGTAAPQG; the protein is encoded by the coding sequence ATGGGTGCGTACGAGAACAAGGCCTGGCTGCAGCACTACCCGGAATGGGTCAGCAAGCAGCTGACCTACGGCGAGGACACTATTGTCTCCCGCTACAACAACGGTGTGAAGAGCCACCCCGGCAAGAAGCTGACGTGGTTCATGGGCAAGGAGCTCACCTACGGCGAGGCGGACGACCAGGTGCGCCGCGTCGCCTCCGGGCTCACGAGCCTCGGGGTGAAGCAGGGCGACCGCGTCGCCATTGCCCTGCCGAACTGCCCCCAGCACATCATCTCGATCCTCGCCGTCCAAAGCCTCGGCGCCACCGTGGTGCAGCACAACCCCCTCTACACCGCCGCCGAGCTGCGGCCGCAGTTCGAAGACCACGGCGCAAAGGTCGCCATCGTCTGGGACAAGGTATCGCACGTGTACACGGAGCTGGCGCAATCCACCCCGCTGGCGAAAGTCGTCAGCGTCAACATGATTGACGCCATGCCGTGGCACCTGCGCACCGCGCTGCGCCTGCCGCTTGGCCCGCTGAAGAAGAAGCGCGCGGAGCTCACCGGGCCGGCGCAGGGCACGATCCCGTGGTCGCAGTTGCTGGCCAGCGAACCCAGCCGCGCGCTGGTCCAGCCCTCCCCGGACGACGTCGCCTTCATCCTCTACACGTCAGGCACGACGGGATCCCCGAAAGGCGCCCCCCTGACGCACCGGAACGTGAACGCCAACATGGTCGCCGGCCTGGAATGGTTCGGCAGATTTGGCGAGCAAGACGAGCGCATCCTCGCGGTCCTGCCCCTCTTCCACGTCTACGGCCTGCTGCTCAACTTCGCCGTCGCTTTCCCCGTCGGGGCCCAAATTATCCTCGTCCCGGCCCCGCAACCGGAGCTCATGTTCCCCGCCATCGAGAAAACCAAGCCGACGATGCTGCCGGGTGTGCCCACCCTCTACGAACGCATCTCCGATTGGGCGCTGGAGAACGACAAGGACATCACCTCCATCCGCTACGCGTTCTCCGGCGCGTCGACGCTGCCGACCGCCACCTTGGACAGGTGGGAGAAAGCCACGCGCGGACGCCTGGTAGAGGGATACGGCCTGACGGAGACCTCTCCGATCCTCACCTCGAACCCGATGGACGGAAACCACCGGCCGGGATACATCGGCGTGCCGTTCCCTGATACCGACATCCGGATCGCCAACCCGGACAACCTGGACGAGACCATGCCGGACGGCGAGCCCGGCGAGCTGCTCGCCCGCGGCCCGCAGGTGTTCGGCGGATACTTGAACAAGCCGGAGGCCAACGAAAAGGCCTTCCACAACGGGTTCTTCCGCACCGGTGACATGGGGATCATGGAACCAGACGGGTTCATCCGCCTGGTCGCCCGCATCAAGGAGATGATCATCACTGGCGGCTTCAACGTCTACCCGGACGAGGTGGAGCAGGTGATGAAACAGCACCCGGACGTCGACGACATCGCCGTCGTCGGACGCCCGCGCCACGACGGCTCCGAGGACGTCGTCGCCTGCGTCACTCTCCACGAAGGCGCGCCGCTGGACCCGGAAAGCCTGAAGGACTTCGCCCGCGAACGCCTCACCCCCTACAAGGTGCCGCGCACGTTTTACCACTTCGAGGATCTCCACCGCGACCAGACCGGCAAGATCCGCCGCCGCGAGGTGCAGAAGACCTTGCTGGAAATGCTCGAGGACGGCACCGCGGCGCCGCAAGGTTGA
- a CDS encoding Ppx/GppA phosphatase family protein: MRLGVLDVGSNTVHLVAVDAHSGGRPTPMSDWKQPLRLVELLDDDGAIEDKGVDKLVGAVQEAKDLSANLKCEQFLAFATSAIRSATNSEDVLRRVEKKTGVKLRILSGEEEARLTFLAARRWHGWSAGRITNIDIGGGSLEMSTGTEETPDLAVSLDLGAGRLTHQWFDTDPPERKKINLLRDFIDAELASPAEQFRAFGETGLAVGTSKTLRTLARLTGAAPSSAGPFVKRTLTAPGLRQLIAFISRMTAADRAELEGINADRSHQIVAGALVAEAAMRALNIDKLEICPWALREGVILRWIDQGPNFEGGS; the protein is encoded by the coding sequence GTGCGACTAGGTGTATTAGATGTAGGCAGCAATACCGTCCACCTTGTGGCGGTGGATGCCCACAGCGGCGGACGCCCCACCCCGATGAGCGACTGGAAACAGCCGCTGCGTCTCGTCGAGCTCCTCGATGACGACGGGGCGATCGAAGACAAAGGCGTGGACAAGCTCGTCGGCGCCGTCCAGGAGGCGAAGGATCTCTCCGCCAACCTGAAGTGCGAGCAGTTCCTCGCGTTCGCCACCTCCGCCATCCGCTCGGCCACCAACTCCGAGGACGTGCTGCGGCGCGTGGAGAAGAAGACGGGTGTGAAGCTGCGGATTCTCAGCGGCGAGGAGGAGGCGCGCCTGACCTTTTTGGCGGCGCGGCGCTGGCACGGCTGGTCGGCGGGTCGCATCACCAACATCGACATCGGTGGTGGCTCCCTGGAAATGTCCACAGGCACGGAAGAGACCCCTGACCTCGCGGTGTCGCTCGATCTGGGTGCCGGCCGCCTGACGCACCAGTGGTTCGACACCGATCCGCCGGAGCGCAAGAAGATCAACCTGTTGCGCGATTTCATCGACGCGGAGCTCGCCTCCCCCGCGGAGCAGTTCCGCGCCTTCGGCGAAACGGGGCTGGCCGTGGGTACCTCGAAGACGCTGCGCACGCTCGCCCGCCTCACGGGCGCCGCGCCGTCGTCCGCCGGCCCGTTTGTCAAGCGCACCTTGACCGCGCCGGGTCTGCGCCAGCTCATAGCGTTCATCTCCCGGATGACGGCTGCCGACCGCGCGGAGCTCGAGGGTATCAACGCCGACCGCTCCCACCAGATTGTCGCCGGCGCCCTGGTTGCCGAAGCAGCGATGCGGGCCTTAAATATTGATAAGTTGGAAATCTGCCCGTGGGCCCTGCGTGAGGGCGTTATCCTGCGGTGGATCGACCAGGGACCTAACTTTGAAGGAGGGAGCTAA
- a CDS encoding helix-turn-helix domain-containing protein, whose amino-acid sequence MANEEQGKFLTVAEVAEIMRVSKMTVYRLVHAGDLPAVRVGRSFRVNERAVRDYLDSSVYNVG is encoded by the coding sequence ATGGCTAATGAAGAGCAAGGAAAGTTTCTGACCGTGGCTGAGGTCGCGGAGATCATGCGTGTCTCCAAGATGACGGTCTACCGCCTGGTGCACGCCGGCGACCTGCCCGCCGTGCGGGTGGGGCGATCGTTCCGCGTGAATGAGCGCGCTGTGCGCGACTACCTCGATTCCTCCGTGTACAACGTGGGTTAA